TCGTACTTGTAAGTTAATATGCTGTGTAATATTTCACCGATTAGAAGTTTTGACTGAAAAACTATTTACAGATGGCAATTTTCTTTGACGAAATGCCGAATCCTGAACTTACTCTCACCATATAAACACCGGGTATTTGATTAGAAAGATCAATCTGCGTTTCCTCTTCGTTTATTTTGGTTTCTAAAATTATTTTACCCAAGGCATCCGTGATTACGACATCGCTGTTTTGTTCAGGAACTGAAATGGTAAATATACCGTTGGTCGAAGGATTGGGTGAAATGGAAAACTCCCCAATACCTTCGCAACTGCTTGAGATGATATTAAAATAGGTATCCTTCCCGTCAAAGTCGGTTTGTTTGAGCCTGTAATATGATTTTCCTTTTAATGGAGTTTCATCTGTAAATAAATAATTTTGGTTTCTATTGCTGTTTCCCATCCCATTAACTTTACCTATCATATCCCAGTTTTTTCCGTCCAAACTGCGCTCAATGGTGAAATAGTCATTGTTGAGTTCAGATGCTGTACTCCAATTCAATACTACATTTCGTTTTTGGCAGTTGGATGTAAAAGATTGTAATTCAATGGGTAGCACTTGTACTGCCGTAGCTGCAAAAACAAAAGTACTGAATTGCGTAACTGTAAATTCAACATAAGATATCCCTGATTCTGTCCCGCTCGCTGTAGGGGTGATAGGCACTGCATTGTTTAATTGGGTGGGTGTCATATCATTGACCACTGATTGAGCGGTGTTACCTGAACATTGAAACCAGCCTGAACTTACCATAGGACTACTTCCCGGCCAGGCTAGAGAAGTCAGGGAATTATTTTCACTAGGATTGTAATAAACCCTCACTATTATTCCACCATTTACAGGATAACTACCTGGTACCTCTATCGAATGCATACGTTTACTCACCCTAAGGGTATTACTACCGTCTGTACTTTGATAAAAAGCAGATGCGTTATTGGTAAAAGTGCCGCCACCACCGATTAGTGAACCCAGGTTGTTTATAGTAACATTTGTTGGTGTAAAAGTATTTCCATTGGCATTATAATCAATTATTTTTCGGGACAAGTCAGTAGGATGAATAATCTTTTTTTCTCCACACAAAGCAAGAGTGGTATGGCTTTGACCGGAGCCAAAAAATATAGGTGTGCCGCCAATCCGTGCATCACCACTTATGGTCCATCCCTTTACTGATGTCAGATATAGCCTTGAAGCCACCGCCATTGATGAATAATGTCTGCCTGATGCTCCTAAAGAGCTGTTTGATGGAGTCGATGAGATTGCCCATCCCATTAATGTTGCAGAGTAATTACTGCAATCCATATCACAATTAATAAGCATATTGGTCATGGTAACTCCAGCCGATCTTAAAGGCCACGTACCGATATTCTGATTAAAAGCACTTGCTCCGTTAAACATATTTGTCATATTGGAAACGGCCGCAGTATTCCAATTACCAATGTTCTGGTTGAAGACACTTGCTCTACTAAACATAGCAGTCATACTAGAAACAGACGCAGTATTCCAATTACCAATGTTCTGGTTGAAGGAACTTGCTCCACCAAACATTGATGCCATAGTGGTAACCGCCGCAGTATTCCAATTACCAATGTTCTGGTTAAAGGAACTTGCTCCGTTAAACATTGATGACATATCTGTAACCGCCACAGTATTCCAATTACCAATGTTCTG
The genomic region above belongs to Saprospiraceae bacterium and contains:
- a CDS encoding BspA family leucine-rich repeat surface protein, producing the protein MNSVSKMLLFTVLFCTWQKSVAQNFITRWNMANSGFSPTQLRMGTETSGIVNYTWQEISPGTQSGSGSWSGNLLIISGLTAGSVIRLQIAPANFQRININNGTDRTRLVDVESWGNTAWTSMERAFTGCTNMQISASDVPNLSAVTNMSFMFSGASTFNQDISNWNTAAVTNMNVVFNGASAFNQNIGNWNTAAVTNMLGMFNGASSFNQNIGNWNTAEVTDMSSMFNGASAFNQNIGNWNTAAVTNMRLMFSSASAFNQNIGNWNTVAVTDMSSMFNGASSFNQNIGNWNTAAVTTMASMFGGASSFNQNIGNWNTASVSSMTAMFSRASVFNQNIGNWNTAAVSNMTNMFNGASAFNQNIGTWPLRSAGVTMTNMLINCDMDCSNYSATLMGWAISSTPSNSSLGASGRHYSSMAVASRLYLTSVKGWTISGDARIGGTPIFFGSGQSHTTLALCGEKKIIHPTDLSRKIIDYNANGNTFTPTNVTINNLGSLIGGGGTFTNNASAFYQSTDGSNTLRVSKRMHSIEVPGSYPVNGGIIVRVYYNPSENNSLTSLAWPGSSPMVSSGWFQCSGNTAQSVVNDMTPTQLNNAVPITPTASGTESGISYVEFTVTQFSTFVFAATAVQVLPIELQSFTSNCQKRNVVLNWSTASELNNDYFTIERSLDGKNWDMIGKVNGMGNSNRNQNYLFTDETPLKGKSYYRLKQTDFDGKDTYFNIISSSCEGIGEFSISPNPSTNGIFTISVPEQNSDVVITDALGKIILETKINEEETQIDLSNQIPGVYMVRVSSGFGISSKKIAICK